Proteins found in one Labrenzia sp. VG12 genomic segment:
- a CDS encoding gamma-glutamylcyclotransferase, whose protein sequence is MSDFWVFGYGSLMWNPGFEFRRAERALLRGAHRSLCVYSWVHRGTQERPGLVFGLDNGGACRGMAYQVAENIWPQTLDYLRAREQTTMVYKEHHHNIELDDGKKVEALVYMVDHGHAQYAGALPLDRQLEIVRGAVGKSGENPEYVINTAAHLEEMGIQDNGLAWLSARLRGIPES, encoded by the coding sequence ATGAGCGATTTTTGGGTCTTTGGCTACGGCTCTTTGATGTGGAACCCCGGATTTGAATTTCGACGTGCGGAGCGGGCTCTGCTCAGAGGCGCCCACCGCTCGCTTTGTGTCTATTCCTGGGTCCATCGCGGCACGCAGGAACGACCCGGCCTTGTCTTCGGGCTCGACAATGGCGGCGCTTGCCGGGGCATGGCCTATCAGGTCGCGGAAAATATCTGGCCACAGACGCTGGACTATCTGCGTGCCCGGGAACAGACCACCATGGTCTACAAGGAACACCACCACAACATCGAGCTCGACGATGGCAAGAAGGTCGAGGCGCTGGTCTACATGGTCGATCACGGCCATGCGCAATATGCAGGCGCTCTTCCTCTCGACCGTCAGCTGGAAATCGTGCGGGGCGCCGTCGGAAAGTCGGGCGAGAACCCGGAATATGTCATCAACACGGCTGCCCACCTTGAAGAGATGGGTATCCAGGACAACGGACTGGCCTGGCTGTCGGCCCGGCTCAGGGGTATCCCCGAGAGCTGA
- a CDS encoding 1-acyl-sn-glycerol-3-phosphate acyltransferase, whose product MLLLRSTLFQVLFYFVTLILMILFSPVMLLPRRWGWWVVPTWSRILQLLMRVFAGIKVEVRGRENLPEGGFIAAMKHQSAWETVSLIPLFSSPTFILKRELRWIPIFGWYTAKFRQIPINRGKRSEALAAMMQAAKQAIAEKRQILIFPEGTRRPAGAEPQYKYGIAHLYRDLKCPVVPIAHNAGLYWPRSSWKVYPGTVIVEILPPIEPGLPSDVFYKRMVTDIETASDRLIEEARQEKRPSPVLAQVDALKQAKAG is encoded by the coding sequence ATGCTTCTTCTGCGCTCTACCCTGTTTCAGGTCCTGTTCTATTTCGTCACCCTGATACTGATGATCCTGTTTTCGCCCGTCATGCTCCTGCCACGGCGCTGGGGCTGGTGGGTGGTGCCGACCTGGTCACGGATCCTGCAGCTGCTGATGCGGGTCTTTGCCGGGATCAAGGTGGAAGTCCGGGGCCGGGAAAACCTGCCGGAGGGCGGGTTCATCGCCGCGATGAAACACCAGTCGGCCTGGGAAACGGTGTCGCTGATCCCGCTCTTCTCCAGCCCGACCTTCATCCTGAAACGCGAATTGCGCTGGATTCCGATCTTTGGCTGGTACACCGCAAAGTTCCGCCAGATCCCGATCAACCGCGGCAAACGGTCCGAAGCGCTGGCTGCCATGATGCAGGCCGCCAAACAGGCAATTGCTGAAAAACGCCAGATCCTGATCTTTCCGGAAGGCACCCGGCGCCCTGCCGGAGCGGAGCCGCAATACAAGTACGGCATCGCGCATCTTTACCGGGACCTGAAATGTCCGGTCGTGCCGATCGCGCATAATGCGGGGCTTTACTGGCCGCGGTCGTCCTGGAAGGTCTATCCCGGCACGGTCATTGTCGAGATTCTGCCGCCGATCGAGCCCGGTCTGCCCTCTGATGTTTTCTACAAGCGAATGGTGACGGACATTGAAACGGCAAGCGACCGGTTGATCGAGGAAGCGCGCCAGGAAAAGCGGCCTTCTCCGGTTCTCGCCCAGGTCGACGCATTGAAACAGGCAAAGGCCGGATAA
- a CDS encoding YdcF family protein gives MTHADTVIDPALEDGVPASPDRLGHPRAPVRKKRFGLRMLLVAVVTALIAGGLGQFALFAHKVANAEAPTTANADAIVVLTGGHARVSEAVRLLEEGRASRLLISGVHPGTTREQLAAVTASDLPLEKASVDLDRVALNTAGNATETAAWVRKNGFGSLLVVTSAYHLPRAQAELSGALPNVNLIAYPVFSKDLKLGTWYQEPDTMRLLMREYVKYILARLRIAVQGVG, from the coding sequence ATGACACATGCTGACACAGTCATAGATCCCGCTCTGGAGGACGGTGTTCCGGCCTCTCCGGACAGGCTCGGGCATCCGCGCGCACCTGTGCGCAAGAAGCGGTTCGGTCTGCGCATGCTGTTGGTGGCAGTTGTCACGGCACTGATTGCTGGCGGACTTGGCCAGTTTGCACTGTTTGCCCACAAGGTCGCCAACGCCGAGGCCCCGACTACGGCGAATGCGGACGCCATTGTTGTGCTGACAGGCGGGCATGCCCGCGTAAGCGAAGCGGTGCGCCTTCTGGAAGAAGGCCGGGCAAGCCGTCTGTTGATCTCTGGCGTTCATCCGGGCACCACGCGTGAGCAGCTGGCGGCTGTAACCGCGTCAGACCTGCCGCTTGAAAAGGCAAGCGTCGATCTTGACCGGGTTGCGCTGAACACGGCTGGCAACGCCACCGAAACGGCTGCCTGGGTGCGCAAGAACGGCTTTGGTTCGCTGCTCGTGGTGACCAGCGCCTATCATCTTCCCAGGGCCCAGGCGGAACTCTCCGGGGCGCTGCCGAATGTCAACCTGATTGCCTATCCGGTCTTTTCCAAAGACCTCAAGCTGGGCACCTGGTATCAGGAACCCGACACGATGCGGCTTCTCATGCGGGAATATGTGAAGTATATCCTCGCCCGACTTCGCATCGCCGTGCAGGGCGTGGGCTGA
- a CDS encoding ABC transporter permease — MSQSDDTEKDTSGSVEVKPPRRAARPKRSKRPARKSAAKAKPDAQGDEAKLRPAAAIVPPQSVAGRALTLVVAIMSFLACLTVGAVSIVWDAADAWQNDLVREITIQIRPTEGVDMLREIDKAVALAQEFPGISAVRALSDAETKSLLEPWLGDGLQLDGLPVPRLIQITVSDPELLNLQQLRSQVSQTVTGASVDDHSVWTSRLSAMAGAVVAGGFAIMVLVMGSMVLSVVFATQSAMAGNKDVVSVLHFVGAEDGFIAREFQRHFLMLGLKGGFSGGIAAILTFVTLDMLTRQSAGQAGSDQLSALFGGISVSLPGYLGVFGVIFLVAILTALTSGLAVKAHLAKVD, encoded by the coding sequence ATGTCCCAGTCAGACGACACCGAAAAAGACACCAGCGGTTCTGTCGAGGTCAAACCGCCGAGACGGGCTGCGCGTCCCAAACGTTCCAAACGACCTGCTCGCAAATCTGCTGCCAAAGCCAAGCCGGACGCGCAGGGCGACGAGGCGAAGCTGCGGCCGGCTGCGGCAATCGTGCCACCGCAATCTGTTGCCGGACGTGCGCTGACGCTTGTGGTCGCCATCATGAGTTTTCTCGCCTGTCTTACGGTCGGCGCCGTTTCCATTGTCTGGGATGCCGCGGATGCCTGGCAAAACGATCTGGTGCGCGAGATCACCATCCAGATCAGGCCGACGGAAGGCGTCGACATGTTGCGCGAGATCGACAAGGCTGTCGCTCTGGCACAGGAATTTCCAGGGATCTCCGCAGTCAGGGCCCTGTCGGACGCCGAAACCAAATCTCTGCTGGAGCCCTGGCTGGGAGACGGCCTGCAACTGGACGGCTTGCCGGTGCCGCGCCTCATCCAGATCACGGTCAGCGACCCGGAACTGCTGAACCTCCAGCAACTCCGGTCCCAGGTCTCGCAAACAGTGACCGGTGCAAGTGTCGACGATCATTCGGTCTGGACCTCGCGCCTGTCCGCCATGGCCGGGGCCGTGGTGGCGGGCGGCTTTGCCATCATGGTCCTGGTTATGGGCTCCATGGTGCTCAGCGTCGTGTTTGCGACCCAGTCCGCCATGGCGGGCAACAAGGATGTTGTATCGGTGCTGCATTTTGTCGGGGCGGAAGACGGGTTCATTGCCCGGGAGTTTCAGCGGCACTTTCTGATGCTCGGGCTGAAAGGCGGATTTTCGGGTGGGATTGCCGCGATCCTGACCTTTGTCACCCTCGACATGCTGACACGGCAAAGTGCAGGCCAGGCCGGGTCCGATCAGCTGTCGGCGCTGTTTGGCGGCATCTCGGTAAGCTTGCCCGGCTATCTGGGTGTTTTTGGCGTCATCTTCCTTGTTGCCATCCTGACGGCGCTGACATCAGGTCTTGCAGTGAAGGCGCATTTGGCGAAAGTGGATTGA
- the ftsE gene encoding cell division ATP-binding protein FtsE, whose product MIRFENVGLRYGMGPEILRDLSFEIEPQSFQFLTGPSGAGKTSLIRLLFMSLQPTRGLIKVFNRDLSVIGKQELPKLRRKIGVVFQDFRLLDHLTTYENVALPLRVVGKDESEYRSDVIDLLKWVGLGDRMHVLPPVLSGGEKQRAAIARALITRPEVLLADEPTGNVDPPLARRLLRLFIELNKLGTSVVIATHDIALLEQVDARRMVLADGRLSIFD is encoded by the coding sequence GTGATCCGCTTCGAGAATGTCGGATTGAGATATGGCATGGGGCCGGAAATCCTGCGCGACCTCAGTTTCGAGATCGAGCCGCAGTCCTTTCAGTTCCTGACCGGTCCGTCGGGCGCCGGGAAAACCAGCCTGATCCGGCTGCTGTTCATGTCTCTGCAGCCGACGCGCGGATTGATCAAGGTGTTCAATCGTGACCTCAGCGTGATCGGCAAACAGGAGCTGCCCAAGCTCCGTCGCAAGATCGGCGTGGTGTTTCAGGATTTTCGGCTGCTGGATCATCTGACAACCTATGAAAATGTCGCGCTGCCGCTGAGGGTGGTCGGCAAGGATGAATCCGAATATCGCTCCGACGTGATCGACCTTCTGAAATGGGTCGGGCTCGGCGACCGGATGCATGTCCTGCCGCCGGTTCTCTCCGGTGGTGAGAAGCAACGGGCGGCAATTGCGCGCGCGCTGATCACCCGGCCGGAGGTGCTCCTGGCTGACGAGCCGACCGGCAATGTCGACCCGCCTCTCGCTCGTCGCCTGTTGCGCCTGTTCATTGAATTGAACAAACTCGGCACCTCCGTTGTCATCGCGACCCACGACATCGCGCTGCTGGAACAGGTGGACGCCCGCCGCATGGTGCTCGCGGACGGTCGCCTCTCAATTTTCGATTAG
- a CDS encoding zinc-ribbon domain-containing protein gives MKIKCPDCGTSYEIKAEAVGAEGRSVKCAKCGNRWFVSPEDDEKGDVGFEAESDDKAADTGTDDPGKDEADWAADAEEDTAAEPGDASEDDEDPADFQPEPATSRASQDEDKYAADLKDETPDDEDGPVDIESSAKRPKIIVNPDKFRRDHIGAVLRWLFRRNYRRLGGIALFGAALTVCVFFVGMRDNVVKQSPDLASLFQMIGFDVNLRGLEFRNLRTFTEVEDGKRVLVVEGSIRNLLEERNVVPAVRLSIRSADHQEVYAWTVEPRTKSLNALDETRFRTILADPPANASDIQVRFVERGKRQIVLE, from the coding sequence ATGAAGATCAAATGTCCGGACTGCGGTACGTCCTACGAAATCAAGGCAGAGGCCGTCGGCGCGGAAGGCCGCAGCGTGAAATGCGCCAAATGCGGCAACCGCTGGTTCGTTTCCCCGGAGGATGACGAAAAGGGCGACGTCGGTTTTGAAGCCGAGAGCGACGACAAGGCCGCGGATACCGGCACGGATGATCCCGGCAAGGACGAAGCGGACTGGGCAGCCGATGCCGAGGAAGACACTGCTGCGGAGCCCGGCGACGCATCGGAGGACGACGAGGATCCTGCCGATTTCCAGCCGGAACCGGCGACCTCCCGCGCCAGCCAGGATGAAGACAAGTACGCCGCTGATCTGAAGGACGAGACGCCTGACGACGAAGACGGACCGGTCGACATTGAATCCAGCGCCAAGCGACCGAAAATCATCGTCAACCCTGACAAGTTTCGAAGAGACCATATCGGTGCTGTGCTGAGATGGCTTTTCCGGCGCAATTACCGCCGCCTCGGCGGCATTGCCCTTTTTGGCGCCGCGCTTACCGTCTGCGTGTTTTTCGTCGGGATGCGGGACAATGTGGTCAAGCAGTCCCCCGATCTTGCCAGCCTGTTTCAGATGATCGGGTTTGACGTCAATCTGCGCGGGCTTGAGTTCCGCAATCTCCGGACGTTCACGGAAGTGGAAGACGGCAAGAGGGTGCTGGTCGTCGAGGGGTCGATCCGCAATCTGCTGGAAGAACGGAACGTTGTGCCTGCCGTTCGCCTGTCGATCCGCAGTGCAGACCATCAGGAAGTCTATGCCTGGACCGTGGAACCGCGCACAAAATCCCTGAATGCACTGGACGAGACCCGCTTCAGGACGATATTAGCCGACCCACCAGCCAATGCTTCCGATATCCAGGTCCGTTTTGTTGAACGCGGCAAACGGCAGATAGTTCTCGAGTGA
- the hpt gene encoding hypoxanthine phosphoribosyltransferase: protein MTAHIHTLFDEDAISQRVGALAEEIAEGRPQNLLVVAVLKGSFIFAADLVRAMHRAGLQPEMEFMHLSSYGAGTEGSDTIRILRDVESDVNDRDIILVDDILESGRTLSFAKERLKNRGARSVKVAALLDKPERRKAAISADYVGFACPDKFVVGYGMDMGHAWRQLPYIGYVVVPEEGAADGKTGE from the coding sequence ATGACCGCACACATTCACACCCTCTTTGATGAAGACGCCATCTCGCAGCGCGTCGGCGCGCTTGCAGAGGAAATTGCCGAAGGCCGGCCCCAGAACCTTCTGGTGGTCGCTGTCCTGAAGGGCAGCTTCATCTTTGCAGCGGATCTCGTACGCGCCATGCACCGTGCAGGGCTGCAGCCCGAAATGGAGTTCATGCACCTGTCCTCCTACGGCGCTGGCACCGAAGGTTCGGACACCATCCGGATTTTGCGCGATGTTGAAAGTGACGTTAACGACCGCGATATTATTTTGGTGGATGATATCCTGGAATCCGGCCGCACCTTGTCCTTTGCCAAGGAGCGGCTGAAAAACCGGGGCGCCCGGTCCGTCAAGGTTGCCGCCTTGCTGGATAAACCCGAGCGCCGCAAAGCTGCCATATCTGCCGATTATGTCGGTTTCGCCTGTCCTGATAAGTTTGTCGTCGGATATGGTATGGATATGGGCCACGCCTGGAGGCAGCTGCCCTATATTGGATACGTTGTCGTGCCCGAGGAGGGAGCGGCAGACGGCAAAACAGGAGAGTGA
- a CDS encoding response regulator produces the protein MARILLTEDDEAVRSFVKRALELDGHTVEAAEDGGEAVEILNRDKGGYDLLLTDIKMPVMDGIALALHTARDFPQMPILMMTGFADQRERANGLDSLVHDVITKPFSLADIRKVVRQAISGETVQETRRYA, from the coding sequence ATGGCTCGCATTCTTCTTACCGAAGATGATGAGGCTGTCCGCAGCTTTGTAAAGCGCGCCCTGGAGCTGGACGGGCACACCGTCGAAGCGGCGGAAGACGGCGGTGAAGCCGTCGAGATCCTGAACAGGGACAAGGGCGGCTATGACCTCCTGCTGACGGATATCAAGATGCCCGTCATGGATGGCATTGCGCTTGCTCTTCACACAGCGCGCGATTTTCCGCAAATGCCCATCCTGATGATGACCGGCTTCGCCGACCAGCGCGAACGCGCCAACGGTCTCGATTCGCTGGTACATGATGTCATCACCAAGCCGTTTTCCCTGGCCGACATCCGCAAGGTGGTCCGCCAGGCGATCTCCGGCGAAACGGTCCAGGAGACACGCCGCTACGCATGA
- a CDS encoding TIGR02302 family protein gives MSPTDSNRDPIRPPSPEPYGWRAFIKARLDRLVRQSRWALFVERLWRATLPVLVVIGLFVGLSWLGLWLVLPAWAGPLGLVLFAGFAVYAARDLLHIRWPSRGDALGRVEQSSGYAHRPLTALEDDLSIGTNNTESQAIWALHQRRTAEAVAAIRSRAPDPQAFRRDPFALRVLAACLIVIGFSVSGGDRVGRLTSAFQNPFKTVEPPTRLDAWVTPPLYTSEPPVYLTGESAQLREPGAPVSVPEGSILVVRSQGAPNLAMTFAGADDAEPSLIEPQALPEATDPELAKLLPVERRLELETTGVVELLNGEDQLLSFVFAVRPDDAPDIRLTDDPEEQLSGALKFSYLVKDDYGVVAAEARITPLPNPDHGDRVPRPLVEAPQFPLSLPPRAGTAKTAETIRDLTSHPWAGSEVDLTLTARDQAGQEGLSPAYRITLPQRRFGKPLARAVVEQRRNLALDAQNHAQVITALDALMLAPQTFNFKPRNYLGMRFAYGELIRAESDEDLKAMLPLLWDLALSIEDGDLSAAERKLREAQEALRKALEEGASDEEIAKLTQQLREALNEYMQALAEQMRQNPQAMQPFDGNQQTLNQQDLSEMLDRIEELARTGSRDAARELLAQMQQMLENLQAGRPQMMPNGMSSEMMEMLNQLGEMIQRQQQLMDDTHSFNQDQQQQRRGQQQQQQGQGQQQQMTQEQLEQMLEQLQQGQGNLAQQLQELMEQLNQNGMGQNQALGEAGESMGEAQQSLGEGQGQQALGQQGDALDALRRGAQGLTEQMMGQGEGMGSPQGPSPMDEDPLGRPRRTEGPDFNNRVQIPDEIDVQRARRILEELRRRFSDPSRPQLELDYLERLLKRY, from the coding sequence TTGAGCCCGACTGACAGCAACCGAGACCCCATTCGGCCACCGTCTCCAGAACCTTACGGCTGGCGAGCCTTCATCAAGGCGCGTCTCGACCGGCTCGTGCGGCAAAGCCGCTGGGCGCTGTTCGTGGAGCGGCTCTGGCGTGCCACCCTGCCGGTCCTTGTGGTTATCGGCCTGTTTGTCGGTCTGTCCTGGCTCGGTCTCTGGCTTGTGCTGCCGGCCTGGGCCGGCCCGCTTGGCCTTGTCCTGTTTGCCGGATTTGCGGTTTATGCGGCGCGTGACCTTCTGCACATCAGATGGCCATCACGCGGTGACGCCCTTGGCCGGGTGGAGCAGTCGTCCGGGTATGCGCACCGTCCTCTGACGGCGCTGGAAGACGACCTGTCCATCGGCACAAACAATACGGAAAGCCAGGCCATCTGGGCCCTGCACCAGCGCCGGACTGCAGAAGCCGTCGCCGCCATTCGCTCCAGGGCGCCGGATCCACAGGCTTTCCGCCGTGATCCGTTTGCCCTTCGGGTTCTCGCGGCCTGCCTGATCGTGATCGGTTTTTCTGTGTCGGGCGGCGACCGTGTTGGCCGGCTCACCTCCGCGTTTCAGAACCCGTTCAAGACCGTTGAACCGCCAACCCGGCTCGATGCCTGGGTCACACCGCCACTCTACACCAGCGAACCGCCCGTCTATCTGACCGGCGAAAGTGCGCAATTGCGGGAGCCGGGTGCACCGGTCTCCGTACCTGAAGGGTCCATTCTGGTGGTCAGAAGCCAGGGGGCACCCAATCTGGCGATGACCTTTGCCGGCGCCGATGACGCCGAACCCAGCCTGATCGAACCGCAGGCATTGCCGGAGGCAACGGATCCCGAGCTTGCCAAGCTGTTGCCGGTCGAACGGCGTCTTGAGCTGGAAACAACCGGTGTTGTTGAACTTCTGAACGGTGAAGACCAGCTGCTCAGCTTTGTTTTTGCCGTGCGCCCGGACGATGCGCCGGACATCCGGTTGACGGACGATCCGGAAGAACAGCTCAGCGGGGCCTTGAAGTTCTCCTATCTCGTCAAGGACGACTACGGGGTCGTGGCCGCAGAGGCGCGGATCACGCCGCTGCCCAATCCGGACCACGGCGACCGTGTGCCCCGCCCTCTGGTGGAGGCGCCGCAATTCCCCCTGTCGCTGCCACCGCGTGCGGGAACGGCCAAGACTGCAGAGACGATCCGCGACCTGACCTCGCATCCCTGGGCGGGCTCTGAAGTCGATCTCACGCTGACTGCCCGCGATCAGGCCGGTCAGGAAGGTCTGTCGCCCGCATACCGGATCACGCTGCCTCAGCGCCGCTTTGGCAAGCCGCTGGCGCGGGCCGTCGTCGAACAGCGCCGCAACCTGGCGCTTGATGCCCAGAACCATGCCCAGGTGATCACGGCGCTGGATGCCCTGATGCTGGCGCCACAGACGTTCAACTTCAAACCGCGCAACTATCTGGGCATGCGGTTTGCCTATGGTGAGCTGATCCGGGCCGAAAGCGATGAAGACCTGAAAGCCATGCTGCCGCTTCTCTGGGATCTGGCGCTTTCCATCGAGGATGGTGATCTGTCGGCAGCGGAGCGGAAGCTGAGGGAAGCGCAGGAAGCCCTGCGCAAGGCGCTGGAAGAAGGCGCAAGCGATGAGGAAATCGCCAAGCTGACCCAGCAGCTGCGCGAGGCCTTGAACGAATATATGCAGGCCCTTGCAGAACAGATGCGGCAGAACCCGCAGGCCATGCAGCCCTTTGACGGCAATCAGCAGACGCTCAACCAGCAGGACCTGAGCGAGATGCTGGACCGGATCGAGGAACTGGCGCGGACCGGTTCCCGCGATGCCGCACGCGAATTGCTGGCCCAGATGCAGCAGATGCTGGAGAACCTGCAGGCCGGACGACCGCAGATGATGCCAAACGGCATGTCCAGCGAGATGATGGAAATGCTCAACCAGCTGGGCGAGATGATCCAGCGCCAGCAGCAGCTGATGGATGACACGCACAGTTTCAACCAGGATCAGCAGCAACAGCGGCGTGGCCAGCAGCAACAGCAGCAGGGCCAGGGGCAGCAACAGCAAATGACCCAGGAGCAGCTGGAACAGATGCTTGAGCAGCTGCAGCAGGGCCAGGGCAACCTGGCGCAACAGCTGCAGGAACTGATGGAGCAGCTGAACCAGAACGGCATGGGCCAGAACCAGGCGCTTGGCGAGGCCGGTGAATCGATGGGCGAGGCCCAGCAGTCACTGGGCGAAGGTCAGGGCCAGCAGGCGCTCGGCCAACAGGGCGATGCGCTGGATGCGCTGCGGCGGGGAGCCCAGGGCCTCACAGAGCAGATGATGGGCCAGGGCGAAGGCATGGGATCACCGCAGGGACCCTCTCCGATGGATGAAGACCCGCTTGGCCGCCCACGGCGCACGGAGGGCCCGGACTTCAACAATCGGGTGCAGATCCCGGACGAGATCGACGTTCAGCGGGCACGGCGCATTCTGGAAGAGCTGCGCCGGCGGTTCTCCGACCCGTCCCGGCCGCAACTGGAGCTCGACTATCTGGAGCGGTTGCTCAAGCGGTATTGA
- the lysA gene encoding diaminopimelate decarboxylase: protein MHHFDYRDGALFAEDVAIEEIARAVGTPFYCYSTATLTRHFEVFSSAFDDIPTLVCYAMKANSNQAVLKTLARLGAGMDVVSEGELRRARAAGVPADKIVFSGVGKTEAEQANALEEDILCFNVESEPELRQLSRVASAMGKTARVSMRINPDVDAKTHAKIATGKAENKFGIPWQRAREVYAEAAALPGIKVTGIDMHIGSQITELEPFDNAFSRLGDLITDLRSQGHAIDHVDLGGGLGIPYVTDNNPPPHPDAYAEVVKKHVRELDCKVMFEPGRMIAGNAGILVTEVIYVKEGADKNFVIVDAAMNDLIRPTLYEAYHEVRPVREPGTETARIKADIVGPVCETGDFLAQDRDMPKVMAGDMLAVYSAGAYGAVQASTYNSRLLIPEVLVNADQFAIVRPRTDFDELIALDRIPDWLNGS, encoded by the coding sequence TTGCATCACTTTGACTATCGAGACGGTGCCCTTTTTGCCGAAGACGTGGCGATCGAAGAGATCGCGCGGGCGGTCGGCACCCCGTTCTACTGCTACTCGACGGCCACGCTGACCCGCCATTTCGAGGTGTTCTCCTCCGCCTTCGACGATATCCCGACGCTTGTCTGTTATGCCATGAAGGCCAATTCCAATCAGGCGGTCCTGAAGACGCTCGCCCGGCTGGGTGCCGGCATGGACGTGGTGTCGGAAGGTGAATTGCGCCGGGCGCGTGCCGCCGGCGTGCCAGCCGACAAGATCGTCTTTTCCGGAGTTGGCAAAACTGAAGCTGAACAGGCCAACGCGCTGGAAGAAGACATCCTGTGCTTCAACGTGGAATCCGAGCCGGAACTGAGGCAGCTGTCGCGTGTCGCAAGTGCCATGGGCAAGACTGCCCGCGTCTCGATGCGCATCAATCCGGATGTCGATGCAAAGACCCATGCCAAGATCGCGACCGGCAAGGCTGAAAACAAGTTCGGCATTCCGTGGCAGCGTGCCCGGGAAGTCTATGCCGAGGCCGCGGCGCTGCCGGGCATCAAGGTCACCGGGATCGACATGCATATCGGCTCCCAGATCACGGAACTGGAACCGTTCGACAATGCGTTTTCGCGCCTCGGCGACCTGATCACGGACCTGAGATCCCAGGGACATGCGATCGACCATGTCGATCTGGGCGGTGGACTGGGCATTCCCTATGTCACCGACAACAACCCGCCACCGCACCCGGATGCCTATGCCGAGGTGGTGAAGAAGCATGTGCGCGAGCTGGACTGCAAGGTGATGTTCGAGCCCGGCCGGATGATTGCCGGAAATGCTGGCATCCTGGTGACCGAGGTCATCTATGTGAAAGAAGGCGCAGACAAGAATTTCGTGATTGTCGATGCGGCCATGAACGATCTTATCCGGCCGACGCTCTACGAAGCCTATCATGAGGTTCGTCCGGTCAGGGAACCAGGAACGGAAACGGCGCGAATCAAGGCGGATATCGTCGGTCCGGTCTGCGAAACCGGCGATTTCCTGGCTCAGGACCGGGATATGCCCAAGGTAATGGCCGGTGACATGCTTGCAGTCTATTCGGCCGGCGCTTACGGGGCCGTACAGGCGAGCACCTACAACTCCCGTCTTCTGATCCCGGAAGTGCTGGTAAATGCTGATCAATTCGCGATAGTTCGTCCCAGGACGGATTTTGACGAGCTGATCGCACTCGACCGGATTCCGGACTGGCTCAACGGTTCGTGA
- a CDS encoding lipoprotein — translation MAMTTRLKSLALIGLCLSVTLAGCGRKGGLDDPSAPPAQEGTAVDPAVAAQVEPAAPQNNKSFPLDFLIQ, via the coding sequence ATGGCGATGACAACCCGGCTCAAATCCCTGGCTTTGATCGGACTTTGCCTGAGTGTCACCCTTGCGGGCTGTGGCCGGAAGGGCGGGCTGGACGATCCGAGCGCGCCGCCGGCGCAGGAAGGCACTGCAGTGGACCCTGCCGTTGCCGCGCAGGTTGAACCGGCGGCGCCGCAAAACAACAAGTCCTTTCCGTTGGACTTCCTGATCCAGTAA